The Halalkalicoccus sp. NIPERK01 region GCGGCCGCGGCCGGGCAGGTCGCCGAACTGGCCGAGGTCGACACGGGCGCGCTCTTCCTCCCCGCGTTCTCGACGGCGAGCATCGCCGGCAGCGTCAACATGGCCGCCCGGGGGGCCGAACTCGCCGTCTTCCGCCTCTCGGAACTCGGCTACGACCCGCTCGATGTCGTCACCGCGAGCGCGAGCGCGCCGGTCGCGCCCGTCGCCGGCAGCGAGGAGGCCGCCATCGGCCGGACGAACGACGCGCTCGCCTACGGGGGGCGTGCCCACGTCGTCGTCCGCGAGGAGTTCGACCGATTCGAGGAAGTGGCCTCCACGGCCAGCGAGGAGTACGGTCGCCCCTTCGTCGAGATCTTCGACGACGTCGGCTGGGAACTGTACGACGTGCCCGAGTCGATCTTCGCGCCCGCGGAGGTGACGATCGACGTGCTCGGCGGGGCGACCTACCACTACGGCCGGCGCGACGAGGCGTTGCTCGAATCGAGCTTCGGACTATGAGGGTCAAACCGGTGCCCGAACCGCCCGGCGCCGTCGAGGCGGTCGAGCGGATCCGCGAGGCGGTCCCCCTCGTTCCCGAACCCGAGGCGAGTTGCTGTGAGCGCCTCGCTTCGCGTACCGACGTCGATCCCGACGCGGCGAGCGATTGGTTGACGTTCCTTCGGGGACTGGGATTGGTTCGAGAGGGTGAGACGGGATTCTACCGGCCGCACGAGGAGCCCGATCCCGCCCTGTCCGAGGCGTTGCTCTCGGGTGTCTACGGCGCACGCGAGGTGGACGCGCTGCTCGATTCTCGGGAACCGCTCACCGCCGAGGAGGTCTTCGAGCGCTTCGAGGCGGTCCCGCGGTGGGAGCGCCACCGCGACCCCGACTGGGAGGCGTTCTGGGGCGAGCGGGTCGGGAGACTGTTGGAGTGGCTGGTGCTGGTCGGTCTCGCCGAGCGCCGGGAAGAAGGATACGTCAGTCGGCCGGGGTCACGTCCGTGACGGTGCCGACGCCCTTGCTGCGGCCCTCGCGGAAGACGAAGCGCTGGCCCTCCTCGACGAGATAGGGGCGGAACTTGAAGCGCACGCGGGTGGTGCCGGTGTCGCCCGGCAGCAACCGCCCCTCCGAGGGGGTGAACACGCCCGCCTCGCTGATCGTTTCGAGGTGGACCACGGGTTCGTAGCCCGTCGTGATCCGCGTGGGGTGGTTGAGCACCATCACGTCGGCCTCGAACTCCCGGACGGGTTCGGGATCGGCCTCGCGGGGGAGCAGCACCATCCCGCGCTCGATGTCGGCCTCGCGGACCCCCTTGAGCGCGATGCCGACGATCCGGCCCGACTGGGCCTCCTCGACGCGGTGGTAGTGCATCTCGATCGATCGGACCTCGACCTCGGCAAAGGTGCCGTCGGCGAGCGGCCCCAGGAGCAGTTCGTCGCCGGCCTCGACGACGCCGGATTTCACCGTTCCGGAGGCGACCGCGCCCACGCCGGTGATCGAGTAGGTGCGGTCGATGTACATCCGGAACTCGCCGTCGTCGCTCGCGCGCTTGGGGAGGCGCTCGAAGACCGCGTCCAGCGTGTCGAGCCCTCGCCCGGTGACCGCGCTCGTCCGCAGGATCGGGACGACCGTCTCGTCGATCTCCTCGATCGCCGCGTTCACGCCGTGGCGCGCGACCGGCAGGGGCGTGCGCCCCACATCGCGAAGGAGGCGTTCGACCTCGCGGGCGACCTCGCGTTCGCGCTCGTCGTCGACCAGGTCGACCTTGGTGATCGCGACGATGGTGGGCAGGTCGGTCGCCAGAAGCACCCCGAGGTGCTCGCGGGTCGTCTTCGTGGGGCCGTCGTCGGCCGCGACGGTGAGCAGCCCGTAATCGAGCTTCTGGCCCACGAGCCCCCGGATGGTGGTCCGGAGCCACGGCTCGTGGCCCACGGTGTCGACGAACGAGACGAGCCGGTCGGACTCCCGGACGACGCCCGCCCGGTCGGCCTTCCGGTGGGGGTTGTCCATTCTAACCGGTTGGCCCTCGCGGAAGCCGTAGACGGCGTACGAGAGGTCCGCCGAGAGGCCGCGTTCGACCTCGTGGGGCTGGACGTCGAGAAAGCCCCGTGTCCCGCCCTCGCCGTCGTCGCGCTGGCCGGTGACGAGGCTCCCGACGAGCGTGCTCTTGCCGTGGTCGACGTGGCCGGCGGTGCCGATCACGACGTGCTCGTCGTCGGTCCGGAGCATCGACCCCGTTCTGAGGGTCGCGACGCCGACGAGGCCGTCTTCGCCGTCCGGGCCGTCCGCACCCCACGTCTGGACGTCGTGGATGTGGGCGCTCGCCTCCTCCGCGAGCAGCGAGAGGACGTCCATCGACTCGGAGAAGGCGTCGTGGCTGATGCCGGCGATCCCCCCCGAATCGGTGACGCCGACGACGTACGTCGCCTCGCCGTCGCCCGAGAGGACGCGGTGGCGCAACTGGGCCGCGAGGCTCTCCATTCGCCCCCCGTGGAGGTGGTCGGCTCTGGTGAGTCGTTCCTTGAACTCGACGCTGCCACCCTCCCTCTCGCCGTGTTCGATCGCGTCGCGCAACACGGCTCGGTCGGGGCTCATGGGGAGGGGTTGGGGGGAGGTCGACAAAAACCACTCGTTTCGTGGTACCGTTGGACACGGGAGCGATCCCCCGCCATCGATACTCACAGGGAGTCTCGTAGCCACCCGGCTACGTCGCCTCCCGAGAGCCGACGCCGTGGTTCGATCCCCGGGCAGGACCTCCCCGGACTGCCACGATCCCTCTCACTCCGTCAGCCGGTCGTAGGCGTTCGCAACCTCCTTGAACGCCTCCTCGTCGCCGCCCCGGTCGGGGTGGGTGGTTTTGACCTTCTCCCTGTAGGCGCGCTTGACCTCGCCCGTCCCAGCGCCGGGGTCGAGACCGAGCGTCCGGTAGGCCTCCCGGCGGGTCGGCCCGGACGTGCGGGGCGGGCGGGTGGTCCGGGCGTTCCGGCGGCGCGTTCGCTCCCGCGTCCGGGTTCGCTCCCTGCCGGGCCGGCGGGCGCGTTCCCGGACGCGGGCGGCCAGCCGGCCGGTCCCCTGATACCACAGCACGTAGCCGGTGACGCCGAACGGGAGCGCGATCGCGAGCGGCACCGGCGTCCGGTAGGCCGCGGCGAGCGCGACCATGAGGACGGCGATCCCCGCGAACACCGAGGCGAGCACCACGAGCAGCCGCGATCCGGTCACGGCTTCGGTAGGGAGGCGGGGACCGTAAACGTCTCGCCGGCGAACTGAAGGGGCAGCGAGGCGTACCCCCGCCATGAGCCTCACGGGGGTCTGTCAGCACTGCGAGCGCGCGCCCGCCAGCCACACCTGTCCGAACTGCGGGAGCCTCGTCTGTGATCGCCACTTCGACGGCCCGGCGGGGCGGTGTGCGCGCTGTCTCGGCGGGATGGGCTAGCGAGCGTCCCGTCGTTTCGCGAGCGACTCGGGTGGCCGCTCGGGGACCCCTTCGATCGGTTCGTCCGGTTCGCTGACTCCCGGTACGTCCACGAGGCGGTTCCAGCCGGTGACGTAGTCGTCGGACTGAGATGTCGGGGGAGCTATCCGATTCGGCCCGCTACTCGCGGTATGCGTGCCTTTCGCGTCGCCTACGACGGCGATCCGTATCGCGGCTTCCAGCGCCAGCCCGACGTCCGAACCGTCGAAGGGACCCTCTTTCGCGCGCTCCGCCGGCACGGCGTCTTCGAGGGGGAGAAACCCGAAAACTACGCCGCCGCCGGACGGACCGACGCCGGCGTCTCGGCGCTCGCCCAGACGGTCGCCTTCGAGTGTCCGGAGTGGCTCACCCCCGCCGCGTTCAACGGCGAACTGCCCGCCGAGATCCGCGTCTGGGCGAGCGCCGACGCCGAGGGGTTTCACGCCCGGTACGACGCCCTCTCGCGGGCGTACGCCTACCACCTCCACGCGCCGGCGGCCGACGACGAGCTGTTACGGGCGGCTCTCGACCGATTCGTAGGCGCCCACGACTTCCACAACCTCACGCCCGACGGCGGTGACACCACCCGCACGATCCGGGAGGCGGATCTCGAACGGGAGGGCGAGTTCGTCGTCGTCACGGTCCGCGCCGACGGGTTCCTCAGGCAGCTCGTCCGCCGGCTCGTCTCGCTCGTCGCCGCGGTGGGCCGGGGAGAGCGCGACCCGGCGTTCGCAGAGAGGGCGCTCTCGGACGAGCGCCTCACCGGCCCGGAGGGGATTCCACCGGCGCCGCCGGAGCCGCTCGTCCTCGTGGACGTGACGTACGACCTCGATTTCGAGGTCGACGAGCGTGGTGCGGAGAGCGCCCGTGAGGTCTTCGGCGAGAAGCGCGTCGAGCGCGAGGCAGGCGCGCGGGTCGCCGGGTTCATCGAACGCGGAGTCGACGGGTAACGACGGGCGTCTCCACGCTAAGAGTCAGCACAGCACCGTGACCGGGGGGACTGGCGTTTCTGGCGACCGACTCGGGGACGCTCCACAGCAGGGGGCGCAGTTCCGTCTGCTGGTGGTCCGCGATGACGACGCGGTCGACGTTCCGCTCGTCGGCGCAGGTGACGATCTCCTCGACCGCGTTTCCCGATCTCACTACGGGCTCGATCTCCCGTTCGTGCTCGTCCGCGAGTTCGCACGCCCGGTCGAACACGCGCTCGGCCCGCCGCCGCTGTGCTCGGTTGAACGCGTTCCCGTCGGGCATCACCTCGTCGTCGAGATCGAACCCGCACTCCGGAACCATGTACGCCTCCGGGTCGCGGTCCCCGAAGAGGCCGAGCGGATCGCTCGTGGCCGTCACGTGGACGATCGTGATCCTCGCGTCGGGATGCTCCCGCAGCGCGTGTTCGAGGGCGGTCTCGGACGCCTCGGTCGCCCCCATCGCCACCAGCACGTGGCGGTTCATGGTCGCGCGTTCGATCCGCTACGAGGAAAACGATTCCCGGTCGTGAGAACGACGCGCACGAGCGCGAAACGGTTTCAAACCTCGGGACGCCTGACATAGGTGATGAGCGCGTTCCCCGCCGAGCGGCTGTCGGATCTCCCCCCGAGTGCCAAACTCGTCTTCCTCGTGCTCGAACACAACGGTTCGCTCACCCAACGGGAGATCCGTGACGAGTCACTGTTGACGGCTCGGACGGCTCGATACGCGCTCTCCCGGCTGGAAGAGGAGGGGCTGGTCGAGGAGCGGATCTCGTTCAGGGACGCACGACAGCGCATCTACTCCCTCTCGAAGGCGGGCGAGACGGCCGCCGACGGCCACCCGGCGCCGTGTTGACCGTCGTCACTCCCAGTGGTCGGGCCACACCTCCGCCGCGCGCATCCCTGCCTCGGCGTCGCTCTCTTCGAGCCGCTCGCGGAGTTCGCTCTCGTCGATCCGTGGGACCTCGATTTCGGTGAGTTCGCGAACCAGTAGCGCCGCGAGCATCGCGTGCTCGCGCAGATTGCGGGGATCGACCTTCTCGCGGGTGTCGGCGTGGGTGTGGCCCCAGCCCCGGCCCCGAACGCCGCCCGCGGGCCGGGCGCG contains the following coding sequences:
- the mch gene encoding methenyltetrahydromethanopterin cyclohydrolase gives rise to the protein MDSLNRMALELVDEAIDFADELNLLVSELDGETTVLDFGVEADGGLEAGLLLVEIQTAGLATVQTRMDAVGGVPMPFVEFSTDQPALSVLCSQKAGWELAVEDFEGLGSGPARALVAEEEEFARVGYEDVLDFAVLTVESEDLPTAAAAGQVAELAEVDTGALFLPAFSTASIAGSVNMAARGAELAVFRLSELGYDPLDVVTASASAPVAPVAGSEEAAIGRTNDALAYGGRAHVVVREEFDRFEEVASTASEEYGRPFVEIFDDVGWELYDVPESIFAPAEVTIDVLGGATYHYGRRDEALLESSFGL
- a CDS encoding J domain-containing protein; the protein is MTGSRLLVVLASVFAGIAVLMVALAAAYRTPVPLAIALPFGVTGYVLWYQGTGRLAARVRERARRPGRERTRTRERTRRRNARTTRPPRTSGPTRREAYRTLGLDPGAGTGEVKRAYREKVKTTHPDRGGDEEAFKEVANAYDRLTE
- a CDS encoding helix-turn-helix domain-containing protein — encoded protein: MSAFPAERLSDLPPSAKLVFLVLEHNGSLTQREIRDESLLTARTARYALSRLEEEGLVEERISFRDARQRIYSLSKAGETAADGHPAPC
- a CDS encoding universal stress protein, coding for MNRHVLVAMGATEASETALEHALREHPDARITIVHVTATSDPLGLFGDRDPEAYMVPECGFDLDDEVMPDGNAFNRAQRRRAERVFDRACELADEHEREIEPVVRSGNAVEEIVTCADERNVDRVVIADHQQTELRPLLWSVPESVARNASPPGHGAVLTLSVETPVVTRRLRVR
- a CDS encoding GTPBP1 family GTP-binding protein, with amino-acid sequence MSPDRAVLRDAIEHGEREGGSVEFKERLTRADHLHGGRMESLAAQLRHRVLSGDGEATYVVGVTDSGGIAGISHDAFSESMDVLSLLAEEASAHIHDVQTWGADGPDGEDGLVGVATLRTGSMLRTDDEHVVIGTAGHVDHGKSTLVGSLVTGQRDDGEGGTRGFLDVQPHEVERGLSADLSYAVYGFREGQPVRMDNPHRKADRAGVVRESDRLVSFVDTVGHEPWLRTTIRGLVGQKLDYGLLTVAADDGPTKTTREHLGVLLATDLPTIVAITKVDLVDDEREREVAREVERLLRDVGRTPLPVARHGVNAAIEEIDETVVPILRTSAVTGRGLDTLDAVFERLPKRASDDGEFRMYIDRTYSITGVGAVASGTVKSGVVEAGDELLLGPLADGTFAEVEVRSIEMHYHRVEEAQSGRIVGIALKGVREADIERGMVLLPREADPEPVREFEADVMVLNHPTRITTGYEPVVHLETISEAGVFTPSEGRLLPGDTGTTRVRFKFRPYLVEEGQRFVFREGRSKGVGTVTDVTPAD
- the truA gene encoding tRNA pseudouridine(38-40) synthase TruA, with amino-acid sequence MRAFRVAYDGDPYRGFQRQPDVRTVEGTLFRALRRHGVFEGEKPENYAAAGRTDAGVSALAQTVAFECPEWLTPAAFNGELPAEIRVWASADAEGFHARYDALSRAYAYHLHAPAADDELLRAALDRFVGAHDFHNLTPDGGDTTRTIREADLEREGEFVVVTVRADGFLRQLVRRLVSLVAAVGRGERDPAFAERALSDERLTGPEGIPPAPPEPLVLVDVTYDLDFEVDERGAESAREVFGEKRVEREAGARVAGFIERGVDG